In Bacillus sp. DX3.1, the following proteins share a genomic window:
- a CDS encoding serine acetyltransferase, giving the protein MSIEIRDIDIKIENFYQLKVTCDVVGENLQYAYYLYCEDDIVEKGAYTNEGTFEYNLQKPGIYRVRVFIRDKSKETIAFTTNRMKFQGFYSKEIITEPEVPIVIFGVSKKGAAVKSILDTRKAVKYFVDVDDQKWDKIFFGIKIIGIHQLKEIGNFKMIVADHFTEGTKLMFDTIGITDYEIFDFNLVSHNYVIKKMVDMSITELHEISKFCYENGLQEGANFTEKYIHFRYNSVIPYTAEIGKGTRFAYGGIGVVMHAKAVIGENCVIGQNVTIESKEEIPIKGNDVFIASGAKCIGGKIGDNVIIEANAVITKDIPSNCVVAGVPAKIISTEVSKYKVIK; this is encoded by the coding sequence TTGAGTATAGAGATTCGAGACATCGATATAAAAATAGAAAATTTTTATCAATTGAAAGTGACATGTGATGTTGTAGGTGAAAATCTACAGTACGCGTATTACCTTTACTGTGAGGATGATATTGTAGAAAAAGGAGCTTATACGAATGAAGGAACATTTGAATATAACCTGCAAAAGCCAGGGATATATCGTGTTCGGGTTTTTATAAGAGATAAGAGTAAAGAAACAATAGCTTTCACGACAAATCGAATGAAATTTCAAGGTTTTTACAGTAAGGAAATTATAACAGAACCAGAAGTCCCTATTGTAATATTTGGTGTATCTAAAAAAGGGGCTGCTGTTAAAAGTATACTTGATACACGGAAAGCGGTTAAATATTTTGTAGATGTAGATGACCAGAAGTGGGATAAAATATTTTTTGGGATAAAAATAATCGGCATACATCAATTGAAAGAAATTGGGAATTTCAAGATGATCGTAGCTGATCATTTTACCGAGGGCACAAAACTGATGTTTGATACCATTGGAATTACAGATTATGAAATTTTCGATTTTAATCTCGTCTCTCATAACTATGTAATAAAAAAGATGGTTGATATGAGTATCACGGAATTGCATGAGATATCTAAATTTTGTTACGAAAATGGTTTGCAGGAGGGGGCAAACTTTACGGAAAAGTACATTCATTTTAGATATAATTCTGTTATTCCATATACTGCTGAGATCGGAAAAGGAACAAGATTTGCCTATGGAGGCATAGGTGTAGTAATGCATGCTAAGGCTGTAATCGGTGAAAACTGTGTTATTGGTCAAAATGTTACAATTGAATCTAAAGAGGAAATACCAATAAAAGGAAACGATGTTTTTATTGCTTCTGGTGCAAAGTGCATAGGTGGAAAAATAGGAGACAATGTGATTATCGAGGCGAATGCTGTAATAACAAAAGATATCCCTAGTAATTGTGTAGTGGCTGGAGTTCCAGCTAAGATTATCAGTACAGAAGTATCGAAATATAAAGTGATAAAATAA
- a CDS encoding ABC transporter ATP-binding protein, translating into MSFVFVLSIALILLVILFLLYYYIASKKEVPHQSLCEEKLDREE; encoded by the coding sequence CTGTCGTTCGTATTTGTCCTTTCGATTGCTCTTATTTTATTGGTTATTTTATTCTTATTATATTATTATATCGCCAGTAAGAAAGAAGTTCCCCACCAGAGTCTTTGCGAGGAAAAATTAGATCGAGAGGAATAA
- a CDS encoding glycosyltransferase, producing MKKIAFIGNDLKFISHIINFFETELNYEVRIDQWQGHEQHDVEKSLAIIEWADILFCEWGLGNVVWYQQHKKEHQKLFVRLHRFEMNTKYPAMFDYSKINKLIAISPYIYEEFHRVAKVPREKMEVIYNAVEIDRFNTSKKAGSEFNLGIIGIVPKLKRIDRAFDIFEKLSYQDNRYRLFIKGKHPEEFSWVWNNPVEREFYDKVFDRIEQSPFKDHISFEGWGDVSEWLTNIGYVLSVSDYESFHMVPIEGMASGAYPIVLRREGVNTVFPQKYIFETTDEAVRFIEINKLNDSKQLKQFVEEKYSLKKISFEIDELMERK from the coding sequence ATGAAGAAAATAGCGTTTATCGGAAATGATTTAAAATTTATTTCTCATATTATCAATTTTTTTGAAACAGAGCTAAACTATGAAGTACGGATTGACCAATGGCAAGGTCATGAACAGCATGATGTCGAAAAAAGCCTTGCAATCATAGAGTGGGCAGATATTTTATTCTGTGAATGGGGATTAGGAAATGTTGTTTGGTACCAACAGCATAAGAAAGAACATCAAAAGTTGTTTGTGCGTTTACATCGTTTTGAGATGAATACGAAGTATCCTGCCATGTTTGATTATAGTAAGATTAATAAGCTTATAGCAATTTCTCCGTATATTTATGAAGAGTTTCATCGAGTAGCAAAAGTGCCACGCGAAAAAATGGAAGTTATTTATAACGCTGTAGAGATTGATAGATTTAATACATCTAAAAAAGCAGGATCAGAATTTAACTTAGGAATCATTGGAATAGTTCCAAAGCTGAAAAGGATTGATCGAGCATTCGATATCTTTGAAAAGTTATCTTATCAAGATAATAGGTACCGTTTATTTATTAAAGGAAAACATCCAGAAGAGTTTAGCTGGGTTTGGAATAATCCAGTTGAAAGAGAATTCTATGACAAGGTGTTCGATAGAATTGAGCAGTCACCCTTTAAAGATCATATATCTTTTGAAGGATGGGGAGACGTTTCAGAGTGGTTAACCAATATAGGATATGTATTATCAGTGAGTGATTATGAAAGCTTTCATATGGTCCCTATTGAGGGAATGGCATCTGGAGCGTATCCGATCGTTTTGAGAAGAGAAGGAGTAAACACTGTGTTCCCTCAAAAATACATATTTGAAACGACAGATGAAGCTGTTAGATTTATTGAGATAAATAAATTGAATGATAGTAAGCAATTGAAACAATTTGTTGAGGAAAAATATTCATTGAAAAAAATCTCTTTTGAAATCGATGAGCTAATGGAAAGAAAATAA
- a CDS encoding FkbM family methyltransferase: MTKTLDITLKDDNIIRVFDDYIGRIISSTKDYYEKEALEYFSDYIPENGVIYDIGANIGNHTVYFTKCFNPKKVYAFEPAEKIYEILKYNIKVNGLENLETFNYAVGEKSGKASLNYNQENTGASNIQLNKNGEIKVVSLDDLNLEEPDLIKVDVEGLEYEVIKGMVNHLNNASPVLWVEIFSEHYPKVDELLSSMNYIQVDRYLDNYVYIKPKNYADLENIANTFKSKPLRRFTNRIQELNFKYRNVTEGMQKLKNEISKVEKNYNQIKGINGNLENKLALLNADNEALKEKLKLLKVVEENEKELKVEKLNKQHIKEKNELLNEITELKAKSTFLLDVMEKDKKETEIRFHHLKNIEDSLTKKIEALIQKEDRHADKYLSLLAEKEEKIKLLEGNYAKVEEKSGLDEEKLVTIKKKLHITKEENERLAVEKINLEAELQQAIIDNICLLNKEEELLSKIENEVVLEREKLMDSCRKLEKRNQELSNNYQNLQEARDAIAINYNSLQKEYEQLFKASQKIEYDRKVINFTYEALQKEHEHLVQNYNNLQSENRVLLKDLKDYKQKYEKIKGKYTALKNSRLGKLTLKYWGLLKGYKDSKEQETKK; this comes from the coding sequence ATGACAAAGACGTTAGATATAACACTTAAAGATGATAACATTATTCGAGTTTTTGACGATTACATCGGAAGAATTATTAGTAGTACGAAAGATTATTATGAGAAGGAAGCTTTAGAGTATTTTAGCGATTATATACCTGAGAATGGAGTAATATATGATATTGGTGCAAATATAGGAAATCACACAGTGTACTTTACAAAGTGTTTTAATCCGAAAAAAGTTTATGCCTTTGAGCCAGCTGAAAAAATATATGAAATATTAAAATATAATATTAAAGTTAATGGATTAGAAAATTTGGAAACTTTTAATTATGCAGTTGGGGAAAAAAGTGGAAAAGCTTCGTTGAATTATAATCAAGAAAATACAGGAGCGTCTAATATACAATTAAATAAAAATGGAGAGATTAAAGTAGTTTCACTAGACGACCTCAATCTTGAAGAACCAGACTTAATAAAAGTCGATGTAGAGGGATTGGAATATGAGGTTATTAAAGGAATGGTGAATCATTTAAATAATGCTAGTCCAGTGCTTTGGGTTGAAATATTTTCGGAGCATTATCCTAAGGTAGACGAATTGTTAAGTAGTATGAATTACATTCAGGTAGATAGATACTTAGATAATTATGTGTATATAAAACCAAAAAATTATGCTGACTTAGAAAATATAGCAAATACATTTAAATCAAAACCTTTAAGACGTTTCACAAATAGAATTCAAGAACTAAATTTTAAATATCGAAATGTAACAGAAGGAATGCAGAAGTTGAAAAATGAGATAAGTAAGGTTGAAAAAAATTATAATCAAATAAAAGGGATTAATGGAAACCTAGAAAACAAACTAGCGTTATTAAATGCTGATAATGAAGCTTTAAAAGAAAAACTAAAACTACTCAAAGTAGTAGAAGAAAATGAAAAAGAATTGAAAGTAGAGAAATTAAATAAACAGCATATAAAAGAGAAGAACGAGTTATTAAATGAAATTACAGAGCTAAAGGCGAAAAGTACATTTTTATTAGATGTAATGGAAAAGGATAAAAAAGAAACTGAAATTCGATTTCATCATTTGAAAAACATAGAAGACTCACTAACAAAGAAAATAGAAGCGCTCATTCAAAAGGAGGATAGACATGCCGATAAATATCTTTCTTTACTAGCTGAAAAAGAGGAGAAGATTAAGCTTCTAGAAGGTAACTATGCAAAAGTAGAAGAGAAATCTGGGTTAGATGAGGAAAAACTTGTAACGATAAAGAAGAAGCTACATATTACTAAGGAAGAAAATGAAAGATTAGCTGTTGAGAAAATAAATCTAGAGGCAGAATTACAACAAGCAATCATTGATAATATTTGCCTTTTAAATAAAGAAGAGGAATTGCTTTCTAAAATAGAAAATGAAGTTGTATTAGAACGTGAAAAATTAATGGATAGCTGTCGAAAGCTTGAAAAAAGAAATCAAGAGTTATCCAATAACTATCAGAATCTACAAGAAGCAAGAGATGCTATCGCTATAAATTATAATAGTCTTCAAAAGGAGTACGAGCAGTTATTCAAAGCATCCCAGAAAATTGAGTATGATCGAAAAGTTATAAATTTTACTTATGAAGCTCTGCAAAAAGAACATGAGCATTTAGTACAAAACTATAACAACCTTCAAAGTGAGAATCGGGTGTTATTAAAGGATCTGAAGGATTATAAACAAAAGTATGAAAAAATTAAAGGAAAATATACAGCCTTAAAAAATTCCAGACTAGGAAAGTTGACCTTAAAATACTGGGGGCTATTAAAAGGGTATAAGGATTCCAAAGAACAAGAGACTAAAAAGTAA
- the spoIIID gene encoding sporulation transcriptional regulator SpoIIID produces MHDYIKERTIKIGKYIVETRKTVRVIAKEFGVSKSTVHKDLTERLPEINPELANEVKEILDYHKSIRHLRGGEATKQKYQKEDTEKTVRQ; encoded by the coding sequence GTGCACGATTACATCAAAGAGAGAACTATCAAGATTGGTAAGTATATCGTGGAGACAAGAAAAACAGTTCGTGTAATTGCAAAGGAGTTTGGGGTATCAAAAAGTACAGTCCATAAAGATTTAACAGAACGTTTACCAGAAATAAATCCAGAGCTCGCAAATGAAGTGAAAGAAATTCTTGATTATCATAAGTCGATTCGTCACCTGCGCGGCGGGGAAGCGACGAAGCAAAAGTACCAAAAAGAAGATACAGAAAAAACTGTGCGGCAATAA
- a CDS encoding IS3 family transposase: MLETLQAVCEKREAKGVILHSDQGSVYTSYAFQNLAEEKVNHFMHYYNHIRPFKKLNYLSPIEYRGQVA, translated from the coding sequence GTGTTAGAGACATTACAAGCTGTCTGTGAGAAGCGAGAGGCAAAAGGAGTTATCCTCCATAGCGATCAGGGATCCGTCTATACTTCTTATGCTTTTCAGAATTTAGCCGAAGAAAAAGTGAATCATTTCATGCATTATTATAATCACATACGACCGTTTAAAAAATTAAACTACCTGTCCCCGATTGAGTATAGGGGACAGGTAGCATAG
- a CDS encoding glycosyltransferase → MSQKKVCMFVWNHFTNDARVLRECTALVEAGYEVDLICIHDWKQVDLPTWEQRPEGFTVTRVKNRIPSLQKVFGLAKRAKRVAMKNIVTMGAFGLFAMLGVWKFPILTISLLVLAYLLSQRKVATLFVRGAILFRMIRAGLKKKYDIYHSNDLNTVPQGFMCAKIFRRKKLIYDSHEVQTSRTGYNSRIYGVMEKFLIKFCDVMIMENHTRAKYTEDLYGFYPKVIHNYPFVSNPEFSDSVDLHELLNLPKDEPILLYQGGVQTGRGLDKLVRAVPMFKRGIVVFIGDGRIKPELQKMVQDMQLEERVKFLPKVPVQDLIHYTKNAYLGFQLLNNVCFNHYSASSNKLFEYMMSGVPVVACSFPEIQGVVEKENVGVCVDSHEPASIAEGVNYLLDHPEERERMKENCFTAREKYNWNEEKRAFIDIYREIAS, encoded by the coding sequence ATGTCACAGAAGAAAGTTTGCATGTTTGTATGGAACCACTTCACAAATGATGCTCGTGTATTAAGAGAATGTACAGCTTTGGTCGAAGCTGGATATGAGGTAGATTTAATTTGTATTCATGATTGGAAACAAGTCGATCTTCCTACATGGGAACAGCGTCCGGAAGGATTTACTGTAACCCGTGTGAAAAATCGAATTCCATCATTACAAAAAGTATTCGGATTGGCTAAACGTGCAAAAAGAGTAGCGATGAAAAATATCGTTACAATGGGTGCTTTTGGCCTCTTCGCTATGTTAGGAGTTTGGAAGTTTCCGATACTAACAATTAGTTTGCTAGTATTAGCTTATTTACTTTCACAGAGGAAGGTTGCTACTTTGTTTGTGAGGGGAGCAATTTTGTTCAGAATGATACGGGCTGGTTTAAAGAAGAAGTATGATATATACCATTCGAATGATTTGAATACTGTACCGCAAGGATTTATGTGTGCAAAAATATTTAGAAGAAAGAAACTCATTTATGACTCTCACGAAGTACAAACGAGTCGAACAGGATATAATAGTCGTATTTACGGTGTAATGGAGAAGTTTTTGATTAAATTTTGTGATGTAATGATTATGGAAAATCATACACGAGCAAAATATACAGAAGATTTGTATGGTTTTTATCCAAAAGTTATTCATAACTATCCATTTGTCTCAAATCCTGAGTTTAGTGATTCCGTAGATTTACATGAATTATTAAATCTCCCAAAAGATGAACCGATTCTTTTATATCAAGGTGGTGTTCAAACTGGTCGAGGACTTGATAAGTTAGTACGAGCGGTTCCAATGTTTAAACGAGGGATAGTTGTGTTTATTGGTGATGGACGAATTAAACCAGAGCTGCAAAAAATGGTACAAGACATGCAGCTAGAAGAACGTGTGAAGTTTCTTCCAAAAGTACCAGTTCAGGATCTAATACATTATACAAAGAATGCTTATTTAGGTTTTCAACTATTAAATAATGTTTGTTTTAACCATTATTCAGCTTCTTCAAATAAACTATTTGAATATATGATGAGTGGGGTACCGGTTGTCGCTTGTAGTTTTCCTGAAATCCAGGGTGTAGTTGAAAAAGAAAATGTAGGGGTCTGTGTAGACTCTCATGAGCCTGCTTCGATTGCTGAAGGGGTAAACTATTTACTAGATCATCCTGAAGAAAGAGAAAGAATGAAAGAGAATTGTTTTACAGCTCGTGAAAAATACAATTGGAATGAGGAAAAGCGAGCATTCATCGATATTTATAGAGAAATAGCATCTTAA
- a CDS encoding triple tyrosine motif-containing protein — translation MIKKLILPFIAVLLILSGCGKETTQETSKKNVNQEKKADNLKIKNVTIQKIDDQNLKVGAKATGDKLQYAYYIYKGDEVVEKMNYKPENSLTYKVKESGDYKVKVFVKDKNNKIEAKSTSVVKMGK, via the coding sequence GTGATAAAAAAATTAATTTTACCATTCATAGCAGTATTACTTATATTATCTGGATGTGGTAAGGAAACAACTCAAGAAACATCTAAAAAGAATGTCAATCAAGAGAAAAAAGCGGATAATTTAAAGATTAAAAACGTGACGATTCAAAAGATTGATGATCAGAATTTAAAGGTTGGAGCAAAAGCAACAGGAGATAAGCTACAGTATGCTTATTATATTTATAAAGGTGACGAAGTAGTAGAAAAAATGAATTATAAACCAGAGAATTCTTTAACTTATAAAGTGAAGGAATCTGGTGACTATAAGGTAAAAGTGTTCGTAAAAGATAAAAATAATAAAATCGAAGCAAAGAGTACAAGTGTAGTAAAGATGGGAAAATAA
- a CDS encoding glycosyltransferase family 4 protein has product MKKILMITQNFYPEIGSAANRMKNIYLELEKKGYEVTVLTSDPSYPNRNLYKDPSYWGNGDIEKDTIRIHPKMRKYTRNLFRRLMLYIEVALRFILAICKDKEKYDYVFVSTPSIFVAVTGMFAKKRMKAKLILDVRDLWPESLIGVGFFNKKWILKIAYKLENSIYHAADQIIINSKGFFSYIVSKGIEPKLISFIPNSLTEEELSIVPKENNSDNLTIIYTGNIGLAQDITKLISVAEYLQDYKNITFKIIGYGYKKNDIEERIQNKTLSNIELIKPKNREETLAEVAAADIAYVSLVEQDVFKKVLPGKVIDYMSMKKPIVADVDGYAKEVIEEAECGFVAENRTVNELGDYIIKLANDKQLQKQLGKNGYRYAFQTLRWKTNIKTLVQVLEEKNVTEESLHVCMEPLHK; this is encoded by the coding sequence ATGAAAAAGATCTTAATGATTACACAGAATTTTTATCCGGAAATTGGTAGCGCGGCGAATAGAATGAAGAATATATACTTAGAATTGGAGAAAAAGGGATATGAGGTTACGGTACTAACTTCTGATCCTAGTTACCCAAATCGTAATTTATATAAAGATCCAAGCTATTGGGGTAATGGGGATATAGAGAAAGATACGATACGTATTCATCCGAAAATGAGGAAGTATACAAGAAATCTTTTTCGAAGGTTGATGTTGTATATAGAAGTTGCTCTTAGATTTATCCTGGCAATATGTAAAGATAAAGAAAAATATGATTATGTCTTTGTGTCTACGCCATCAATTTTCGTTGCTGTAACTGGTATGTTTGCTAAGAAAAGAATGAAAGCAAAATTGATTTTAGATGTACGAGATTTATGGCCAGAATCATTAATAGGAGTAGGTTTTTTTAATAAAAAGTGGATATTAAAAATCGCTTATAAATTAGAAAATAGCATCTATCATGCGGCTGACCAAATCATTATTAATAGTAAAGGTTTTTTCTCCTACATTGTTTCAAAGGGTATTGAACCAAAGCTTATTTCATTTATTCCCAATTCACTAACGGAAGAGGAATTATCTATTGTCCCGAAGGAAAATAATAGTGATAATCTTACAATTATTTATACAGGAAACATTGGATTGGCACAAGATATTACAAAATTAATTTCCGTGGCAGAGTATTTACAAGACTATAAAAATATTACATTTAAGATTATCGGATATGGTTATAAAAAAAATGATATCGAGGAGAGGATTCAAAATAAAACCCTCTCTAATATTGAATTAATTAAACCTAAAAACCGTGAGGAGACACTTGCTGAAGTTGCTGCTGCAGACATAGCTTATGTGAGTTTAGTGGAGCAAGATGTCTTTAAAAAAGTTCTTCCTGGAAAAGTTATTGATTATATGAGTATGAAAAAACCGATTGTTGCTGATGTTGATGGTTATGCAAAAGAAGTTATTGAAGAAGCGGAATGTGGATTTGTTGCTGAAAATCGAACAGTTAATGAACTAGGCGATTATATTATAAAATTGGCAAATGATAAACAGTTACAGAAGCAACTTGGAAAAAATGGATACCGATATGCGTTTCAAACATTGCGTTGGAAAACAAATATCAAAACTTTAGTGCAAGTACTGGAGGAAAAAAATGTCACAGAAGAAAGTTTGCATGTTTGTATGGAACCACTTCACAAATGA
- a CDS encoding rod shape-determining protein, translating to MFARDIGIDLGTANVLIHVKGKGIVLNEPSVVAIDRNTGKVLAVGEEARSMVGRTPGNIVAIRPLKDGVIADFEITEAMLKHFINKLDVKSFFSKPRILICCPTNITSVEQKAIREAAERSGGKTVFLEEEPKVAAVGAGMEIFQPSGNMVVDIGGGTTDIAVLSMGDIVTSSSIKMAGDKFDMEILNYIKRKYKLLIGERTSEDIKIKVGTVFPGARSEELDIRGRDMVTGLPRTIKVCSEEITEALKENASIIVQAAKGVLERTPPELSADIIDRGVILTGGGALLHGIDMLLAEELKVPVLIAENPMHCVAVGTGIMLENIDKLPRRALK from the coding sequence ATGTTTGCGAGAGATATCGGAATTGACCTAGGCACGGCTAATGTATTAATTCATGTAAAAGGTAAGGGTATCGTATTAAACGAACCGTCTGTTGTAGCAATTGATCGTAATACTGGTAAAGTATTAGCGGTAGGTGAAGAAGCAAGAAGTATGGTAGGACGTACACCTGGTAATATTGTAGCGATTCGTCCGCTTAAAGATGGTGTAATTGCAGATTTCGAAATTACAGAAGCAATGTTAAAGCATTTCATTAACAAACTGGACGTGAAAAGCTTCTTTTCAAAACCTCGCATTTTAATTTGTTGTCCAACAAACATCACATCTGTAGAACAAAAAGCAATTCGCGAAGCTGCTGAACGTTCAGGTGGTAAAACAGTATTCTTAGAAGAAGAACCAAAAGTAGCTGCTGTTGGTGCTGGTATGGAAATTTTCCAACCGAGCGGAAACATGGTTGTTGATATTGGTGGAGGTACAACAGATATCGCCGTACTTTCCATGGGTGATATTGTTACCTCCTCCTCTATCAAAATGGCCGGCGACAAGTTTGATATGGAGATTCTAAATTATATTAAACGTAAGTATAAACTATTAATCGGGGAACGTACATCAGAAGATATTAAAATTAAAGTCGGTACAGTATTCCCAGGTGCACGTAGCGAAGAGCTTGATATTCGTGGCCGTGACATGGTAACAGGTTTGCCTCGTACAATTAAAGTATGCTCAGAAGAGATTACAGAAGCATTAAAAGAAAACGCTTCTATTATTGTACAAGCTGCAAAAGGTGTATTAGAGCGTACACCACCAGAATTATCTGCAGACATTATTGACCGCGGTGTTATTTTAACAGGCGGTGGAGCGTTATTACACGGCATCGACATGCTTTTAGCAGAAGAGTTAAAAGTACCGGTGTTAATCGCTGAAAACCCAATGCATTGCGTTGCAGTTGGTACAGGAATCATGTTAGAGAACATCGATAAATTACCACGTCGTGCACTAAAATAA
- a CDS encoding glycosyltransferase produces MKNLLFHRMENIAKEKMYYKNRLKSFDTNMPSIDSITKTYQMVLKREYFKLNGQVDVENQERGITITSSLPEDRHEYIFCENKEFKSKLFQYFYKYQNKEMELFCSGFSSGKCSAEVHIIFLKADGKKIDQTKVNIGKRVCFTVPKLDKSDQLKIGIRLRRNGAVYLHNPFIWVREDNTRMNLDVPKRKLKNIRDLNVIFIADEFTTRSFEPEFNLIKVTPDNWEQELLEVEPDLFFCESAWFGNNGDWQNKVGTGGSRDNKILLQLLRWCKDREIPTIFWNKEDPFHYNAFINTAKHFDFVFTTDENSIRKYTSEGCKAVAALPFAAQPKYHNPVERFERRDKVVFAGAYYGDKFPERKRAMDNMINISGEYGLDIYDRNYDNPTSPNRFPEEFKQYIVGTLKGDQIDLAYKGYKVSLNVNSIIDSPTMFSRRVFELLAANTPVVSSESLGIKTMLGDLVVASSDYQELQMRIRLLFEDEYFYKKVRLHALREVLSHHTYHNRVRDMLDYMSFSYKKEELQVTVIGVVKSHKDYEELMEQFHRQQFQNKKLVILLDIFEGYLKIFNTNNNDMVKTYLIDYIHHYESINDIIETEYYAPFHLQNYYGEHYLTDMMLATSYTEKTIIVKKQGPEYTYVTNGNMDQSLLYKEASKLLSPLEFVNQLTSRSQRSLDNLFKYGFRFFNIDDFNVIGNYKSRKGIDNFIRKINI; encoded by the coding sequence ATGAAAAACTTACTATTTCATAGGATGGAAAATATCGCAAAAGAAAAGATGTATTATAAGAATCGCCTAAAGTCTTTTGATACTAATATGCCATCGATAGATTCTATAACAAAAACATATCAAATGGTTTTAAAACGAGAGTACTTTAAGTTAAATGGACAGGTAGATGTTGAAAATCAAGAACGAGGAATTACAATTACCTCTTCTCTACCAGAAGATCGGCATGAGTATATTTTTTGTGAAAATAAAGAGTTTAAATCTAAGCTCTTTCAATATTTCTACAAATATCAAAATAAAGAAATGGAACTTTTTTGTTCAGGTTTTAGTTCTGGAAAATGTAGTGCAGAGGTCCATATTATATTTTTAAAAGCAGATGGTAAAAAAATTGATCAGACAAAAGTAAATATAGGAAAACGTGTGTGCTTTACTGTTCCAAAATTAGATAAAAGTGATCAATTAAAAATAGGAATACGTTTAAGACGAAATGGAGCGGTTTATTTACACAACCCATTTATCTGGGTACGTGAAGATAATACAAGAATGAACCTAGATGTTCCAAAAAGAAAGCTTAAAAATATAAGAGATTTAAATGTTATTTTCATTGCAGATGAATTTACAACTAGGTCGTTTGAGCCTGAGTTTAACCTTATCAAGGTTACTCCAGATAATTGGGAGCAAGAGTTATTAGAGGTTGAACCAGATCTATTTTTCTGTGAGTCTGCTTGGTTTGGTAATAATGGAGATTGGCAAAATAAGGTAGGAACTGGTGGGTCTCGTGATAATAAAATTTTATTGCAGTTATTACGATGGTGTAAAGATAGAGAGATTCCAACGATTTTTTGGAATAAAGAGGATCCTTTTCATTACAATGCGTTTATTAATACTGCAAAGCATTTTGATTTTGTATTTACTACGGATGAAAATTCAATTAGGAAATATACATCTGAAGGATGTAAAGCAGTTGCAGCATTGCCATTCGCTGCACAGCCAAAATATCATAATCCAGTTGAGAGATTTGAACGTAGAGATAAGGTCGTATTTGCAGGAGCGTATTATGGAGATAAATTTCCTGAAAGAAAACGTGCAATGGATAATATGATCAATATTTCGGGGGAATATGGTTTAGATATTTATGATCGTAATTATGATAATCCGACATCTCCTAATAGATTCCCGGAAGAATTTAAACAGTATATTGTCGGAACATTAAAAGGAGATCAAATCGATCTTGCTTATAAAGGTTACAAAGTTTCTTTAAATGTGAATAGTATCATTGATTCACCGACGATGTTTTCAAGAAGAGTATTTGAATTACTTGCTGCTAATACTCCTGTAGTTAGCTCTGAGTCGTTAGGGATTAAAACGATGCTTGGGGATTTAGTAGTTGCTTCATCAGACTATCAGGAGCTGCAAATGCGAATAAGGTTGTTGTTTGAAGACGAATATTTTTATAAAAAGGTTCGTTTACATGCATTAAGAGAGGTTTTATCACACCATACTTATCATAACAGAGTTAGGGATATGTTAGATTATATGAGCTTTTCTTATAAAAAAGAAGAGTTACAAGTAACAGTAATTGGGGTTGTGAAGAGTCATAAGGACTATGAAGAATTAATGGAGCAATTTCATAGACAACAGTTTCAAAATAAAAAATTAGTAATTCTTTTGGATATTTTCGAGGGTTACTTAAAAATATTTAATACGAATAATAATGATATGGTAAAGACATACTTAATCGACTATATCCATCATTATGAAAGTATTAACGATATAATTGAAACAGAATATTATGCTCCGTTTCATTTGCAAAATTATTACGGTGAACATTATTTGACAGATATGATGCTGGCAACTTCATATACAGAGAAAACAATTATTGTTAAAAAGCAAGGACCTGAATATACATATGTGACGAATGGGAATATGGATCAGTCATTATTGTACAAGGAAGCAAGTAAATTGTTGAGCCCATTGGAGTTTGTAAATCAGCTTACAAGTCGTTCACAGCGATCTTTAGATAACTTGTTTAAGTACGGATTTAGATTCTTTAATATTGATGATTTTAATGTAATTGGCAATTATAAAAGCAGAAAGGGCATAGATAATTTTATTCGTAAAATAAATATCTAA